A region of Procambarus clarkii isolate CNS0578487 chromosome 48, FALCON_Pclarkii_2.0, whole genome shotgun sequence DNA encodes the following proteins:
- the LOC123764863 gene encoding S-antigen protein-like has product MEDPWRNLSSTPGEPPGGPLEDHWKKTGGSLEDHWRTTGEPPGRPPGVHLEDPWSTNGGPLQDHSIIPGEPMEDHWRTTGGPLGCHWRTPGEPLEVPWRTLGGPTLQSPWSSPGGPPGGPLEDRWRTPGGCLEYPWRTPGNPGGPHGGPLEDPWTTTGGPLKDPWKTTGEPLEDHWRTPEGLLEDPWRATGGPLEDPWRTPGGPLEDLCRTHPPVPLEYWRTPWRTPGESLEVAWSTPEGPLEDHWRTTGGSLKEH; this is encoded by the coding sequence ATGGAGGACCCCTGGAGAAACCTCTCTAGTACCCCTGGAGAACCCCCAGGTGGACCACTGGAGGACCACTGGAAGAAAACTGGAGGATCCTTGGAGGACCACTGGAGGACCACAGGAGAACCCCCTGGAAGACCCCCTGGAGTTCACTTGGAGGATCCCTGGAGTACAAATGGAGGACCCCTGCAGGACCACTCGATCATCCCTGGAGAACCCATGGAGGACCACTGGAGGACCACTGGAGGACCACTAGGGTGCCACTGGAGGACCCCTGGAGAACCCCTGGAGGTCCCCTGGAGGACCCTTGGAGGACCCACCCTCCAGTCCCCCTGGAGTTCCCCTGGAGGACCCCCTGGAGGACCCCTGGAGGACCGCTGGAGGACCCCTGGAGGTTGCCTGGAGTACCCCTGGAGGACCCCTGGAAACCCTGGAGGACCCCATGGAGGACCCCTGGAGGACCCTTGGACGACCACTGGAGGACCCCTGAAGGACCCATGGAAGACCACTGGAGAACCACTGGAGGACCACTGGAGGACCCCTGAAGGACTACTGGAGGACCCCTGGAGGGCTACTGGAGGACCACTGGAGGACCCCTGGAGAACCCCTGGAGGTCCCCTGGAGGACCTTTGTAGGACCCACCCTCCTGTTCCCCTGGAGTACTGGAGGACCCCCTGGAGGACCCCTGGAGAATCCCTGGAGGTCGCCTGGAGTACCCCTGAAGGTCCCCTGGAGGACCACTGGAGGACCACTGGAGGATCCCTGAAGGAGCACTGA